One genomic segment of Belonocnema kinseyi isolate 2016_QV_RU_SX_M_011 chromosome 2, B_treatae_v1, whole genome shotgun sequence includes these proteins:
- the LOC117182627 gene encoding general transcription factor II-I repeat domain-containing protein 2-like, whose translation MECNSTSSNLSSVVEDSTKAGISEQRLKKTEKRGRTYSFSIEWEEEIFQIGIDQETCYCLLCRKKISMNQKLNLKRHFDTCHAEVDHSHPLGSALRAERLQQLKAELSQRCGKVKNGDIVSTNPHDCTLASFDISFQIAKAMKPFTDGDFIKNVIIQAVTRWFPDEDNRREFVNIVQNTHLFPATITRRLDESTDKSDTAQLVVTQSMTGKITGFTGQCLRDPDFPRFLSFHCIIHQEVLCEKTLNIKTVFEVVEKVINSFRARALQHRLFKLLLENASAEFADLLLLNEVRWLSAGEVVIRFFNLLPEILAFLESRGEHCDEFYDSAWILDLEFLADVLKEINVLNKTLQMQHVAVWTCLQWINQFKKTIDRWISIIQRRTFTEELKNVQHAMEQQSIMLSPEVEHRYLQILKELKKDFEERFEDYDTIKLIFNYLTNPLIDLEVPYMEELCAQMSKLFQIDENKAVNEMIRLSTASWTGMRCEDFWRHLEFSEYPNLITVFQRILFINGTTCRCESMFSLMKNIKSKTRSSINDGNLNDVMWLEVTTYTPNIEALAQKMRLYTRMH comes from the exons ATGGAGTGTAATAGTACCAGTTCTAATTTATCCTCAGTTGTTGAAGATAGTACCAAGGCGGGAATTTcggaacaaagattaaagaagaCTGAAAAACGAGGAAGAACTTATAGTTTTTCAATCGAGTGGGAAGAAGAGATATTTCAGATTGGAATTGATCAAGAAACATGTTACTGCCTGCTTTGCAGAAAAAAGATTTCGATGAATCAGAAGCTAAATCTGAAAAGGCATTTTGATACCTGCCACGCTGAAGTTGATCATTCGCATCCGTTGGGAAGTGCACTGCGCGCAGAAAGGTTACAACAACTGAAAGCTGAATTATCTCAACGCTGTGGGAAGGTAAAAAATGGAGATATTGTGAGTACTAATCCCCATGATTGTACTTTAGCGTCGTTCGATATTTCTTTCCAAATTGCGAAAGCTATGAAACCTTTCACAGACGGTGATTTTATCAAAAACGTCATTATTCAAGCAGTTACTAGGTGGTTTCCAGATGAGGATAACCGAAGAGAATTTGTGAACATTGTGCAAAATACGCATCTTTTTCCTGCTACAATTACGAGAAGA TTGGACGAATCGACAGATAAGTCTGATACTGCTCAGTTAGTTGTGACTCAGTCAATGACGGGAAAAATTACAGGATTCACTGGACAATGTTTACGTGACCCAGATTTTCCACGTTTTTTATCTTTCCATTGCATAATACACCAAGAAGTATTATGCgagaaaactttaaatataaaaaccgtGTTTGAAGTAGTGGAAAAAGTGATAAATTCATTTCGCGCGCGTGCATTACAGCACCGACTGTTTAAGCTTTTGCTTGAGAATGCTTCAGCGGAATTCGCGGATTTATTGTTACTTAACGAAGTAAGGTGGTTGAGCGCTGGTGAAGTTGtgattagattttttaatcttcttccaGAAATACTAGCCTTTCTAGAATCTCGCGGTGAACACTGCGACGAGTTTTATGATTCTGCATGGATTTTAGACTTGGAATTTCTTGcggatgttttaaaagaaattaacgtTTTGAATAAAACGTTGCAAATGCAGCATGTTGCAGTGTGGACTTGTTTACAATGGATTAACCAGTTCAAAAAGACAATTGACAGGTGGATTAGCATTATCCAACGCAGGACATTCACCGAagagttaaaaaatgttcaacatgCTATGGAACAGCAAAGCATAATGCTATCTCCTGAAGTAGAACATCGATATCTTcaaattctaaaagaattaaaaaaagattttgaagaaagatTTGAAGATTATGACACTATCAAgctcattttcaattatttaacgaACCCGCTAATTGACTTGGAAGTGCCGTATATGGAAGAATTGTGTGCTCAAATGTCGAAGCTCTTTCAGATCGATGAGAACAAAGCTGTCAACGAGATGATTCGCTTATCTACTGCTTCGTGGACTGGAATGAGATGTGAAGATTTTTGGAGGCACCTGGAATTTTCGGAATATCCAAATCTGATCACAGTCTTCCAGAGAATATTGTTTATAAATGGAACTACTTGCCGTTGCGAATCCATGTTTTCTTTAATGAAGAACATAAAATCTAAGACCAGATCGAGCATTAATGACGGAAATTTAAATGATGTAATGTGGCTTGAAGTGACAACTTACACTCCTAACATCGAGGCACTTGCGCAAAAAATGCGTTTGTATACCAGGATGCACTGA